A single genomic interval of Bradyrhizobium sp. AZCC 1693 harbors:
- a CDS encoding TAXI family TRAP transporter solute-binding subunit — MERKGYTGNIRGQFAYITKLCNEEMHVVARTSIRSLADLNGRRVAVDLPNGGTFVTTAITIFERLGIKPAYAFIEQRVAYEKLKNGELDAVVAVQGSPSRAVSQVKGGEPAFRPDPYSGPLQGDYLPAELRAEDYPLLIPPGGRVDTVAVPAILAACNAPGLLAATIVAVYATGGPPRSTTRHVVPTCFPVCGE, encoded by the coding sequence CTGGAACGGAAAGGCTACACTGGCAACATCCGCGGCCAGTTCGCCTATATCACCAAGCTCTGCAATGAAGAGATGCACGTCGTCGCCAGGACGTCGATCCGCAGCCTCGCCGATCTGAACGGCCGGCGCGTCGCGGTCGACCTGCCGAACGGGGGCACGTTCGTCACCACCGCCATCACGATCTTCGAACGGCTGGGCATCAAGCCGGCCTACGCCTTCATCGAGCAGCGCGTCGCCTACGAGAAGCTGAAGAACGGCGAACTCGATGCCGTCGTAGCCGTGCAGGGAAGCCCGTCCAGGGCCGTCAGCCAGGTGAAGGGAGGAGAGCCTGCATTTCGTCCCGATCCCTATAGCGGGCCGCTGCAGGGCGATTATCTGCCGGCCGAGCTCAGGGCGGAGGACTATCCGTTGCTGATCCCGCCCGGCGGCCGTGTCGACACCGTCGCGGTGCCGGCGATCCTGGCCGCCTGCAACGCTCCAGGGCTGTTAGCGGCCACGATCGTGGCGGTATATGCAACGGGCGGGCCGCCCCGTTCTACGA